A genomic segment from Salifodinibacter halophilus encodes:
- a CDS encoding MFS transporter: WIRMQLAESPLFQQMKAEGKTSKAPITESFFSKNGKIALLALLGATAGQAVVWYGGQFYSLFFLTKTLGMDPNQADIFIAIALALATGGF, translated from the coding sequence TGTGGATCCGCATGCAGCTGGCCGAATCGCCGCTGTTCCAGCAGATGAAGGCCGAGGGCAAGACCTCCAAGGCGCCGATCACCGAGAGCTTCTTCTCCAAGAACGGCAAGATCGCGCTGCTGGCCCTGCTCGGCGCCACCGCCGGCCAGGCCGTGGTCTGGTACGGCGGCCAGTTCTACTCGCTGTTCTTCCTCACAAAGACGCTCGGCATGGATCCCAACCAGGCCGACATCTTCATCGCCATCGCCCTGGCCCTGGCCACCGGCGGCTTCG